DNA sequence from the Methylacidiphilum kamchatkense Kam1 genome:
TGAAAATAGTTCGCCAAAGGCATCCGGAGGTTGAGGACTGTCCGCTAGTTTATGTCTCCACTCCGGACTTCGTTGGAGCATTTCAAGATGGTTGGGGCAAAGCCGTTTCGAAAATGATCGAAGTATTAGTTGAAGAATCTTCTGAAACTGTTAAAGGCCAAATTAATATATTAGCCGGCAGTCATTTGTCAGCTGCAGATATCGAAGAAATTAAGGAAATGGTAGAAGACTTTGGGCTTAGAGCTATCATTTTGCCCGATATTTCAGGATCGCTTGATGGGCATGTTCCCGAGGATTTTACCCCTACAACGATTGGAGGGACACCGTTAGAAAAGCTTAAAGAAATGGGTAAATCGGAGGTTACTATTGCCATAGGTGAACAGATGCGCGCTGCTGCGATGGCACTTGAAATCAAAACAGGAGTTCCTTTTTATATTTTCGAAAGACTGACTGGACTAGCTTCAGTCGATCTTTTTATAGAAAGGCTTTCCATCATTGCTCAAAAACCTGTTCCCAACAAATACCGTCGCCAAAGGTCCCAGCTTGTCGATGCCATGCTCGATTGCCAATTTTATTTTGGGGGTCTTACCATTGCCCTCGGTGCTGAGCCTGACCTGTTGTGGGCCATTGGGAATTTCCTTGTCGAAATGGGAGCAAAAATTACCGTAGCGATAACCACCACAGAATCGGTCCTTCTTCCCAATATGCCCTGTGAAACTGTCACCATAGGTGATCTAGAAGACTTAGAAACCATGGCGAAAGATGCAGATCTCATGCTTACCCATTCCCACGGGCGAGGTGCCTCCCGAAGACTGGGAATTCCTCTCTACCGAATAGGACTTCCCATGTTCGATAGAGTGGGAGCAGCCCACCGCTTGAGCGTTGGGTACCGAGGTAGCCGCAACATCCTTTTTGAAATCACCAACTTGCTTATTGAACAGGAAGAAAAAAAAGAAGAAGAGAAAGAACGAACCCATTTTTATACCTCCCTTTCTGGATGAATTATGAAAGTTGCATTTGCTACACAGGATTTGAATCGAGTGGATGCCCATTTTGGGTGGGCAAAAAATATTGTTATCTATGAAGTCTCCCAAGATGGATATCAACATTTACAAACGGTTAGCTTTGATGGAGAACTTAAAGAGGATGGGAATGAGGACAAATTAGAACCCAAGTTGGAAGTCATAAAAGATTGTTCCATCCTCTATGTTGCAGCCATTGGTGGATCAGGAGCTGCTAGAGTAGTAGCCAAAGGAATCCATCCTATAAAGTCTAACAACTGCGAACCAATTAAAGATATTCTTGTCAAACTCCAGCAGATTCTTAATGGGACACCACCTCCTTGGCTTAGAAAAGCGATGAACAAGGGAAGAGAGAAAATTATGAATTTCGAGGAGGAATAATGATGAAACTTAAGGAAGAAAAAATAGACTCGGAGCTTATCAAAGAATTTATCACTGAACTTGTCAACCAATTACGTGCTCAGGATACGTATGGAAATTGGGAGGGGAAAAAAAATGAGGAACTACTAAAAGATTATATTATTGACGCTCAGAAAAGAAAGGAAATTCCCATTATTGGAGATCCTGATCCTGACATTCTATGGCGAATAGAACTATTTTTTAATGCCGTCGCCTTAACAATAGAAAAAAAGACGGGTGTTCTTGTGGTGCCGATGATGAGTATGCATCATGAAGGCTTTGGAAGAGTGGTTCTTTTTGGAGGAAGACTGGTTGTTATCAATAAAACATTGCGGGATGTACATCGATTCGGTTATCCCTCTTTAGAAAAACTGGGAGAAGCAGGGGCAAAATACGCCACCCTTGGTATTGAAATGATTTCACGTTTCCCCGAGGCTGCAAGATTCGAAGGATAATATTGCCTTGTTTTAGTATAAAGCTTTGGAGTGTTTTCCTGGTGGCTGGAGGAGGGAAAATTGAAAGAAAACAGATCTTTGGTATCAGCAAATCATCTTCTAGCTGGATCATCAGAAAAACTAGTAATCGACCCGCAGCGGCATCCGGACGAAGTGCCAAAAGGTTTTATCTAGTAGAATTTGTTTTTCCTCTACTTACCTTTCTTAAAGAGGATAAAAAGAATAGCTGGCATTTCTAGCCTAGTAGTCGTTTTAGCGCATAGAAAAGGCTTTGATCGTTTTGACCATTCTCTATATAGATAAAGTTGAAAAAAATTTTTATCTCAATTCAAGCTATCCTTGATTAAGCACACTAGATCATCCTATGATCACAAAAGAGTAACAATAACAAAATTCTTGTAGCCTTTTTCTTGAATTCTTCAGATGTGCTGTCAAAGTCTTTTTAAATCCTTTTTTTATGACATCACCTTTTACATATCACAGACAGGGTGTTTCTCATCCATGGCATGACATTTCTCCTGGAATAAATGGGTTGCCTTCTCAATTCAATGCAGTGATTGAAGTCTCAAAAGGTAGTTCCAATAAATATGAGTTGGATAAAGAAACTGGGCTTTTACGCTTAGACAGGGTACTTTATTCAGCCGTTTATTATCCGGCTAACTATGGATTTATTCCTCAAACACTGGCAGAAGATAAGGACCCGTTGGATGTTTTAGTTCTTGGGGATGAGCCTGTCTTACCTATGACTTTAGTTCATGCGCGGACAATAGGGCTAATGGTGATGGAAGACCAGGGACAACTGGATCATAAAGTAGTTTGTGTGCTTACAAGCGATCCAGAATACAGTCATTTGAACGATATTCATGAGCTTCCCATCCATAAGTTACGAGTTATTCGACGATTCTTTGAGGATTACAAGGCATTGGAACATAAAAAGGTAGTAGTAGAAGACTTTCTCCCATCTAAGGAAGCCTTCCCAATTATTGAAGAGTCTTTGGAACGGTATAGAAATTGGAAAATGAACAAAAGGAGTTAATTCTACTACAAATTGCCTCTTTTGTTCCGAACGGGGGGTGCCTAGGCTAGAGATGAATCTGTTTAGATGAAATGAATGCTAGCTAAGCAATCTCTAGTAAAATTTTTTTTCTGATCCAAAAGTTTGTTCAAAAGATTGTTTCATACGTTTTCTTTTGACCCTAAAGTATACTTTTAGCTTTATATTGTCGTATGAGTCAGAAAATAATCAATAGGCCTTTGACCATCGGTAAGGTGGCAAATTTGGCTGGGGTTGGCGTGGAAACGATCCGATTTTATGAACGGAAAGGCTTACTACCGAAGCCGGCACGTTCTCTTTCGGGGTACCGTCTGTTCGATCAAAATGCTTTAAAAACGATAAGCTTTATTAAACGAGCTAAGGAACTAGGTTTATCTTTAAATGAAATCAAAGAACTTCTTTTTTTACCTAAAGAAGGGAGCTGTCAAAGAGTTTTGCAGAAGGTGATGATGAAAATAGAAGATCTTGAAAAAAAATAAAAGATCTACGAAGAATAAAAGAGGGCCTTGAGAACTTAGCAAATAGTTGTCAAAAAAATCGAAACAAAGAGCCTTGTCCAATTCTTTCGGCTTTGGAAGATCGTGAAACATGAACACCACGAAACGAGCTCTTCCTTAATTGTGAAACAATCTCTCTTGGTAATTACTAAACTGTTGGAAAGAAGAGAGAGCCGAACCAATGCTCGCGGACATCGACGCTACTATTTGATGAAATTGCCTCCAATCTTGTTTCATGCGTCAATCTTGCAAAACGCTGGACGATTCTCCTATGCCTGACTCATCAGCTACGGCCAGAGAAGTGGATAGAGAGCTCATCAAGGAGCAACAAAACATAGGCTAGCAAAAGGATCAGCTCCGTGTTAACTGGCACAACAGGACAGATGCCCGACATCTTTTTTAAATGAGAGTGCAGCCAGTTTGATGGCTTCACTCATTGTTAGATAGGGATGGAAGGCATCCACTATGTCTTGTATGGTTAATCCATGTCGGATAGCAAGAACGGCCTCCTGAATAAAATCTCCAGCTGCTGCAGCAAGCAAGTGAGCCCCCAGAAGTTTTCCTGTGTTGGCTTCGCTTACAAGCTTAATTAATCCTCTAGTATCCGAGGAAATAATTGCCTTTGGAACCTCTTTGACTGGAAAAATCGTAGTAATGACATTCAATCCTTCTTTTTTTGCTTGAGCCTCAGTTAAGCCTACACTTGCGATCTGTGGATCGGTGAAAGTCACTCGTGGTAGGGATGAAAAATCAATCGATCGTTTAGCTCCAGTAATAGCATTTTCTGCAGCGACTCCTCCTGTAAAAGCGGATACATAAACAAACTGTGGAAACCCTGCACAATCTCCAGCAGCATAAATGTCAGGATTGGTAGTACGTAGAAATGGATCAACAAGAATTTCTCCTCGATTCCCCTTTTTGACTCCTACCTCTTCGAGTCCTAACTCTGCCGTGTTAGGGCTACGACCTGTTGTGACTAGAATTTTCTCCACCCTTAATCCAGTTTCTTTTTCCCCGTTTTGAATAGAAATAAAACAGCCATTTTCTCCCGTTTTTTCAACATAGCGAACTTGGGTGTTTGTAAAGAGTTCAATCCTTTCTTCTTTTAAATATAGGCTAAGTTGCTCTCTTATTTCAGGTTCTTCGCTCATGGCAATTGAGGGGAGGGCTTCAATGATATTCACCTTCACACCAAATCTGGCGAACATCTGTCCAAGTTCGAGTCCTATAGCTCCTCCACCAATTATGGCAAGAGAAGAGGGTAGAGTTTTTAAACTTAAAGCAGTGGTGCTATCGAGAAAGCCTGTTTCTTTTAACCCAGGAATTGGAGGAATAGATGGAGAGGAGCCAGTAGCTAACAGAATTTTTCTTGAAGTATAGGTTTTATTATTAACGATTAGTTGATTGCCAGCCATCAACCTAGCCTTTCCCTCGATAAGAGAAATATTTGGGTAGACATCCAGAAGATGGATGTATTTTTGCATCCGCAACATGCTGACCAGTTTTTCTTTTTGATCGATCAATTGTGCCCAGTCTAAAGGCATATTACAAGATCCTAAACCGGCGAACCGAGGGTTTCTTGCCATTGTGTAAACTTCAGCGGCTCGAATAAGGAATTTGGATGGAACGCAGCCTACATTGACACAGGTGCCTCCAATGACTCCAGATTCAACAATCCCAACTTTTGCTCCTAGTTCACTTGCTTTTATCGCAGCAGCGAAGGCAGCAGAACCTCCCCCCACAATCAAAAGATCATAATCTTTGCCCTTCTCTTCGCTCTCCATTCCTATTGGCATCCGTTTGATGATAGTGCCCTGGTAACCTAATGCTTTGATTGTTTGTAGAACTTCCTGCTCGTTCCATTGCTGGGTAGTAACAAGGCTTGCTCTTTTGGAGCGCCAATCCGTTATCAGAACTTTTTCAATCCCCTGGAGTTTTTGAAGAGCTCTTATAAGATGCGTTGCACAATCTTCGCATTTCATCCCTTCAATCTGGAGAAGAACATTAGATTTCACTGTAGTTAGCCTCCTTCAGCATATTGCTCTTTTTAGAGAATTTAAAGGTTGGACTATAGTCCAGAGTCAACGGAATTTGTAAGGAGGCAATAAAAATAAATTTATCATGCCAAACCCTACAATTAAGCCGACAGAGTGTGTGTTTTATCACAACATTGCTACCAGCTTTTGTACCAATTCTTACACGAAGCTTCTTTTATAAGAGCGAAATCAACGAATCTCCAGAATCGATGTAATGGGTTGGCAAGCAACACCAATAAAAGAGAAGACAAAGAAAAGTTGCGTCATTCAAGGGAGAAGAATTGGCACAGCTTTTGCTAGAATGCTTAAAAAAATAAAGGAGGTACTCGATGACTGCTGCTTTGACTCAAACTCCAAAAGCAAAGAATTTTCAGCGTTTGAAAGCCTTGGGACTTTCCGTTACTTCCACTATTCAGCATCAAGGATGCGGTTCGAAGGGAGGCAGCGGAAAATCGAGTTGTGGCTCTGGAGCGGGAGCAGGAGATCTTCCAGAGGAAATTTGGGAAAAAGTAAAAAATCATCCCTGTTATAGCGAAGAAGCACACCATTATTATGCGCGAATGCATGTGGCTGTGGCGCCAGCATGTAATATTCAATGCAATTATTGCAACAGAAAGTATGACTGTGCGAATGAAAGCCGACCAGGGGTGGTAAGCGAAAGGCTTACCCCAGAAGAAGCAGCTAAGAAGGTTTTGGCTGTTGCCTCACTCATTCCTCAGATGACTGTTCTTGGGATAGCAGGTCCAGGAGATCCTTTAGCCAATCCGGATAAGACATTTAAAACTTTTGAACTTGTAGCAAAGAAAGCTCCAGACATAAAGCTTTGTCTCTCAACCAACGGACTAGCATTACCAGAGTATGTAAAACGAATCAAGGATTTCAATGTGGATCATGTAACCATTACGATCAATATGATAGATCCAGAGGTGGGGGAGAAAATTTATCCCTGGGTGTTTTATAAACATAAAAGGTATAAAGGCAAAGAGGCAGCGAAGATTCTTTCGGAAAGGCAGTTAGAAGGATTAGAGATGCTTACGGCTGAAAAGATCCTTTGCAAGATCAACTCCGTGATGATCCCTGGGATTAACGACGAACACCTAATAGAGGTTAACAAAGCTGTGAAATCACGTGGAGCGTTTCTTCATAATATCATGCCCCTTATTTCGGCACCTGAGCATGGAACATACTTTGGATTGACAGGACAGAGAGGGCCGACAGCACAGGAATTGAAAGCTCTGCAGGACAAATGTGAAGGACAGATGAACATGATGAGGCATTGCAGGCAATGCCGTGCTGATGCGGTAGGATTGCTTGGGGAAGATAGGAGTAGTGAATTTACCAAAGAGAAGATCGCCTCCATTGAGGTGAATTACGATATGGAAACGAGAAAAGCTTACAAAATGCAAGTCGAGCAGGAAAGGCAAATGAGAGTGGCGGAAAGAGAGAAGGAATTAAAAGAAATAGCTAAAGAAAATAGTGAACTGAAGATTTTGGTTGCGGTCGCCACGAAAGGTGGGGGAAAAATCAACGAGCATTTTGGGCATGCTAAGGAATTCCAAATTTATGAGCTTAGTACGAAAGGCTCGAAATTCATCGGTCATCGTAGAGTCGATCTCTATTGCCAGGGTGGTTATGGAGAAGAAGATGCGCTTGAAACCGTTATTCGGGCTATAAGGGATTGTGTTGCTGTGTTTGTAGCAAAAATAGGATCTTGCCCGAAAGAAGCTTTAGAGAAGGCTGGCATAGAGACCGTTGACGGTTTTGCTTATGAATATATCGAAAAGGCCGCTCTGAGTTATTTCAAAGAGTATCTTAGAAAGGTCAATGCTGGATTGATTCATCCAACCAAAAAAGAAGATGCTCTTATTCGACAGGGGGCATTAGTGACTTTGAATTAAAACTGATGAACAAAAAGGAGAAAAAGTATGGCATATAAGATCGTTGCATCCCAATGTACAGGATGTTCTGCTTGTGAACCGGAGTGCCCAAATGGTGCTATTTATGAAAAAGAAGGCATTTTCGCCATAGATCCTGAAAAATGCACAGAATGTATAGGGTTTTTTGATGAACCGCAATGCGTATCTGTCTGTCCGGTAGACAATACTTGTGTGATTGATAAAAGCCGCCCACGATACAAAGCCAAAAAATAGCTATGAAAATATCGATTACACCCAAGGCAAAACAATTTATTAGTCGGATGATCCGGATGTGTGGAGGGACAAAAAGTGCGGGCATGCGATTGATTGTTGGAGAAGGAGGCTGCTCAGGGTTTACTACGGACTTTAGCGTTGTCGAGGAGCCACAGCAATCCGATACCACATGGGAGGATGGTGTTAGGCTCTTTATTCCAAAAGAATGCCTTCCTTACTTTGAAGAAGCCATCGTCCATTTTGTTGAGACTCCCACTGAGACTAGACTGATTGTGCTATCAGGAAGGAAAAATAATAATAGCTGTAGCTGTTCCTCTCTCCCTCCAGATTAGTCCAATGGATAAAACCCCATATGGATGAGTTTTATCTGAGTGAAGGACATCAAAGGAAAGAGGCACAGGCCAAAAGCAAGGAAATCGTATGCGAAGCTGCTGCTCAAATGATGTGGATGCTTATGGTATTCCAGAAGATTATTGGGGAGAGCTGGTGGAGGAAGCTGCTAGGGAGCTGAAAGAGGCTGCCAAAGCATATCCCAACAAAGAAAAAGTACTCTTTCATTTATATAAGGCCTTTGAAAAGGCTGGTAAGCATATTACCGTTCTGATTGGCTTCTACCGGTTTTACTTTTATCAGAGTGATCTGTTGCAGTCTATATATTGGGGAAGATTGTGTATGGAGGAAACAGCAAAAAAATTGAGGATAAATGAAAACTGGATGGATTTGACTGAAGATCAGATAGAAATGTTAAAATGCGCTGACAATCCTCTGGTTGATCTCTACTTAAGAGCTTTTCATGCTGTGGCCTATCTGCTTGGGCGAGCGGGCAATAAAGAGGAAGCCTTAAAAATGCTCCAATTATTAACCAAAATTGATGTAACGAGTCAAATAGGTGCTAGTAGGCTAGCGAATATTCTTAAAGGAGAGGACAATCAGTGAAAGATCTTTCGAAAGAATGTTTAGATTGGGAAGGGAAGCCAGTTGACTGCACCCAATGCCCTCATAAGGAATTAAAATCTAGGGGCAAATGTAGGAAAGGGGAAGCATGTATTCAGGATAGGTATGCGAAAAGAATTGAACGCTTTTTCGAAAGAAATCCAACCTTGGCTACTAGTTATTTGATGCATCCCTATTTTGAAATTCGGGCAATTGCTCTGAGGCATGTCGATGGGCATCATCAAATTCGGATGTCGATGGATCCCGACGATACGGTGAGAATGAGTGCTGCTTACTATGTACCCAAAAAGTTTCTCCTCCGATTGCGTTTTGATAAGAGCCGGGATGTGCGTATTAGGGCTGCTGGATTATTGGAGGGGTTGGATCTTGTCCCGATGCTGATTGATCCCGATTATTATGTTAGACAGATAGTTGCTAGAAAAATTCCGGTCGAATGGTTGATTTTTATGGTTTCAGATCCTGAAGCTGCCGTACGGATTGAGGTTGCCAAGAGAATAGGGGAAGAAGGATTGAACATCCTTGCCAATGATTTGAACGAAGAAGTCAGGCTGACGGTTGTCTCTAGACTAGACTCGAATGAATTGAGCCGATTTATCAATGATCCTAGCTGGAAAGTAAGATTTGAAGTAGTGCGGAGAATTCATCCTGCTTCTTTACAGATTTTTTGTCAAGACCAGGATTCCTTTGTGAGAGAATTTGCTAAGCTTCGAATGGAAGAGCTCTATGGCCAAACACAAAACAATCAGTTGAAAAAAGGATGGGGAAAGAAGAAAGACGATGAAAGAGAAGGACATCAATGAGCTTGATGGCCCGCCTGTATTTGAGTTTGGCCAAAAGGTTAGGAGTAGAAAAAATATTCGCAATGATGGAACATTTCCTGGAAAAGAGATAGGAGAAATTCTGGTTAAAAAAGGGGAAATTGGTTATGTCAGCAGTATTGGGACCTTTCTTCAAAAATACTATATTTATGGGGTTGATTTTATCGAAAGAGGCTATCTGGTCGGAATGAAGGCTGAAGAATTAGAAAGAGTCGATGAAGACGGTAACAAAGAGGGATAGGGTCTATTTAGATTACAATGCCACTACCCCGCTTTTAGAGGAAGTATATGAGGCGATGCTTCCCTGGCTAAAAGACAAATTTGGTAATCCTTCAAGCAGTCATCGAGAAGGCAAGGAAGCCAAAGAGACCCTGTTTCATTGCCGAAAGAAAATTGCAGAGTTTCTTGGAACAAGGACGGAAGAAATCATTTTCACAAGCGGTTGTACAGAAAGCATTGGATTGGCTTTAAGGGGTGTTTTGTTGGGTTCAGCGCACAAAAATAAAATTGTCATTTCCGCTGTTGAACATCCGGCCGTTTTCAGTCTTGTGAAGCTCTTAGAAAAAGAAAGTGTCCAGTTTTCTATCCTGCCTGTTGAAAGAGATGGTTCGCTTAATCTTGAACAACTGGAAAAATCTCTGGATGGCTCTGTTGGGATTCTTAGCCTTCTATGGGCTAATAATGAAACAGGGGTTCTTTTTCCTATTGAACAGATCAGCCGAATGGCCAAAGCCAAAGGGATACTTTTTCATGTGGATGGTGCTCAGGTCGTGGGTAAAATAAAGATCCGTCTAGCAGAGCTTGGTATAGATTTGTTTTCATTTTCTGCCCATAAATGCTATGGGCCGAAGGGCGTTGGAGTGCTTTATGTAAGAAAGGGAGTTTCTCTTACCCCTTTGATTCCTGGACATCAGGAAAGAAATAGAAGAGGCGGAACGGAAAATGTTGCTGGTATTGTGGGAATGGCGAAAGCCTGTGAACTTGCAGAATCAAAGATAATGCGGGAGAGTGGTCGGATTCAAAAATTACGTGACTGGATGGAACAAAAAATTGAACAGGAATTACCTGGGATTGTGATAGTGGCAAAAAATAATAATCGAATTTGGAATACATCTAACATCATTTTTTCAGGAACCGACTCTGAAGAGCTATTGAATTATCTTGACCAGAAGGGGATTGCTGTTTCTACAGGCTCAGCTTGTATGAGCGGCAGCCAAGAACCTTCGCATGTGCTTTTAGCTATGGGATTTGATCGAAAAGAAGCCTCTTCGGCTTTAAGAATTTCTCTGGGTTTTGAAACGACTCAAGAAGAAATTGAAATTTTTCTTCAAGCCCTTTTCTCTTTTTTTAGTGTAGAAGCTTTCAGTAACGCAGCGAAGTGAAAAAAGAGCAGCCTTCAATGCCCCTATAAATGGCATAATAGATGCTCAGTATTTGAAAGAAGTTTATGATGATGGATATATGTCTACAAAATCAACTTTTAAAAAAGAAAGACTGTAATATTCCTTACAATCTTCTACAACTCTTGAAGAAGAGCGTTGGTTATGTTCTATCGAAATTTGGTTCTGCAAATAGTGATCCATTCATTCCTGGTCTTGGTTTGCCAAAAGAAGAACTGTCAAAAATGGCAGTTTTTTTTGAAATGAGTCTGATTGGTTCCAAGGATGGCAACTTAGGGACCTATCTAGAGCTGTACGAAGAACACAAAATGCTTGTTCAATTGTTTCTTCGTTATCGCAATTATTTTGGGGAGGTATCCCTGTGGATAGCCCACCTTCTTGCAACAGCCTCACTAGGAGACAATCATCTTTGGCAGGATCTTGGCTTAGAGAGTAGAAAGGAGCTTGGGGCAATCTTAGAAGCTTTTTTTCTTCCTCTTTTCAGCTCCAATAGGGAAGATATGCGCTGGAAGAAATTTTTTATAGAAAATTATGCGAAGAAGAGGGAATCTTCGTATGTAAGGCTCCAAATTGTAAAGACTGTTCAGATAGACCGCTTTGTTATGGTCCAGAATGAAAAACAATGCAATCATATAGAAAGGAATAGCTTATGAGTACTGGTTATGTGTTTGAGGATAAGATAGTAGAAGTAGAATGGCTTGCACAAAATTTAAATTCTCTTGCTCCGGATATTCGGATTATTGAAAGCAACGAAGACGTGTTGCTTTATGATACGGGACATATTCCTGGTGCCGTACATATTGATTGGCGCAAGGATTTGCAAGACCCAATTATTCGCGATTATATTTCTGCGGAAAAGTTTGCTGAACTTTGTTCCCGTAATGGCATAACTCCGAATACGATCTGTATATTTTATGGGGACAAATCTAACTGGTGGGCTTGTTATGCGCTGTGGGCCTTTGAATTGTTTGGACATAAAAAATCGAAAATCCTTAATGGGGGCCGGGACAAATGGATTAAGCTTGGTCTTCCACTAACAAAAGAAAAACCTTTTTTTGAAAAGACTCATTATCCAGTCCCCTCTAAAAGAATGGATGAAGACATTCGGATCTTTTATAATGGTGTGCTCGATTTTTTAAAGGCGAAGGGTCCGCTGATTGATGTACGCAGCCCAGGAGAATACTCTGGAGAGCTTCTTCACATGCCTGAATATCCACAAGAAGGGGTGCTACGGGGAGGTCACATTCCAGGAGCCAAAAGTGTTCCTTGGAAAACGGCTGTGAAAGAAGACGGCACATTTAAATCCGTTGCTGAGCTGCGTGAGATTTATGAAAAACAAGCTGGATTAGATCCTGAAAAAGAAACAGTCGTGTATTGTCGCATTGGCGAACGTTCTAGCCATACCTGGTTTGTATTGAAGTATTTATTGGGTCATAAAAATGTAAAAAATTATGACGGTTCTTGGACGGAATGGGGGAACAAAGTGGGTGCTCCAATAGAGCGCTGAGTAAAGAATTAGTTCACATTTCTCTTTTTCCATACCGTGAGTTTTGATGCTTGAACTACCTCAAGGCGATGATTTGCCAGTTGGTGAGGAAGGCAGACATCTTTTTGCAGGCAGTAGAATTGTCATGTCATTTTTAGCAGGCACCTTCTCTGCAAGCCACCGGACCTTTCTCTATTTAGAATTTTTTGATTGCTATCCCGTATTTTTTCAGAGCATAACCAAGTTGCCTGGGGGTAATGTTTAGCAGGCGTGCTGCTTTAGCTTGTACCCAACCACATTTTTCCATTGCTTGGATGATTTTTTCCTTAGGATCATCAGATACCAATGGACTGTAAAAAGAAGGTCTATGGGTTTCTTCTTTGTGAAAAGTCTCTTCGGTAGAAGAGACGATGGGGGTGGAGATCACATGTAAATCTTTTTTCCATAAAATGGGCGAAGAACATTGGTTTCTACGGCAGGCAACGTCCACTTCTTCAATCCAGTTATTCTTTGAATTGGTTGCGGCTCTTTCTAGACAATTTTCTAATTCCCTTACATTCCCTGGCCAATGACAATTGATTAAAAGATTAAGGGCTTCAGGAGTAATTTTTAATTTTCTATTCAACTCCCTCCCAATTTTGTTCAAAATGTGCTCGGCCAACAGGGGGATGTCTTCTTTTCGTTCTCGTAAAGGCGGCAGAAAGATAGAAACGACATTTATCCGAAAATAAAGATCGGCTCGAAATTCTCCTTTAAGCACAGCATCTTCAAGATT
Encoded proteins:
- a CDS encoding nitrogen fixation protein NifZ, with product MKEKDINELDGPPVFEFGQKVRSRKNIRNDGTFPGKEIGEILVKKGEIGYVSSIGTFLQKYYIYGVDFIERGYLVGMKAEELERVDEDGNKEG
- a CDS encoding nitrogen fixation protein NifQ, which encodes MMMDICLQNQLLKKKDCNIPYNLLQLLKKSVGYVLSKFGSANSDPFIPGLGLPKEELSKMAVFFEMSLIGSKDGNLGTYLELYEEHKMLVQLFLRYRNYFGEVSLWIAHLLATASLGDNHLWQDLGLESRKELGAILEAFFLPLFSSNREDMRWKKFFIENYAKKRESSYVRLQIVKTVQIDRFVMVQNEKQCNHIERNSL
- a CDS encoding sulfurtransferase, giving the protein MSTGYVFEDKIVEVEWLAQNLNSLAPDIRIIESNEDVLLYDTGHIPGAVHIDWRKDLQDPIIRDYISAEKFAELCSRNGITPNTICIFYGDKSNWWACYALWAFELFGHKKSKILNGGRDKWIKLGLPLTKEKPFFEKTHYPVPSKRMDEDIRIFYNGVLDFLKAKGPLIDVRSPGEYSGELLHMPEYPQEGVLRGGHIPGAKSVPWKTAVKEDGTFKSVAELREIYEKQAGLDPEKETVVYCRIGERSSHTWFVLKYLLGHKNVKNYDGSWTEWGNKVGAPIER
- a CDS encoding 4Fe4S-binding leucine-rich repeat protein — translated: MKDLSKECLDWEGKPVDCTQCPHKELKSRGKCRKGEACIQDRYAKRIERFFERNPTLATSYLMHPYFEIRAIALRHVDGHHQIRMSMDPDDTVRMSAAYYVPKKFLLRLRFDKSRDVRIRAAGLLEGLDLVPMLIDPDYYVRQIVARKIPVEWLIFMVSDPEAAVRIEVAKRIGEEGLNILANDLNEEVRLTVVSRLDSNELSRFINDPSWKVRFEVVRRIHPASLQIFCQDQDSFVREFAKLRMEELYGQTQNNQLKKGWGKKKDDEREGHQ
- a CDS encoding cysteine desulfurase family protein, with amino-acid sequence MKTVTKRDRVYLDYNATTPLLEEVYEAMLPWLKDKFGNPSSSHREGKEAKETLFHCRKKIAEFLGTRTEEIIFTSGCTESIGLALRGVLLGSAHKNKIVISAVEHPAVFSLVKLLEKESVQFSILPVERDGSLNLEQLEKSLDGSVGILSLLWANNETGVLFPIEQISRMAKAKGILFHVDGAQVVGKIKIRLAELGIDLFSFSAHKCYGPKGVGVLYVRKGVSLTPLIPGHQERNRRGGTENVAGIVGMAKACELAESKIMRESGRIQKLRDWMEQKIEQELPGIVIVAKNNNRIWNTSNIIFSGTDSEELLNYLDQKGIAVSTGSACMSGSQEPSHVLLAMGFDRKEASSALRISLGFETTQEEIEIFLQALFSFFSVEAFSNAAK